Proteins encoded together in one Mercenaria mercenaria strain notata chromosome 18, MADL_Memer_1, whole genome shotgun sequence window:
- the LOC123538963 gene encoding multiple epidermal growth factor-like domains protein 10 isoform X1 — MALDARQLVLLLALFTDVVMTECSAGCNSCSGSTCLKCESSYYLSNGFCSPCPKDCTSCNGYDYCTSCKPGKWGSDNQCQFTCSNNCYNKECHNDTGYCVQCKPGLYGPQCEHYCSICTDDLCDLRRCTHGCKQGYFEYKTETESICQICPTDCRNCNNVRTCQVCNDGFHLYQFHSNENMFVHCVSCSLGSNCLNYCAIQNCNKCEVHDGALVCADCPEGYRFNGKTCILNTTSCSQECSSYCNDDGICLGSCNAGWTGERCSGKCSDKCLTCDKSNSGICQQCKGDFHTVNCNTACNPSCITEKGKQRCRLVDGYCLNGCEHNFWGPDCDQSCSNGCIDNGLTSICERNNGTCKHGCKDGYSGDKCDITFTRKTTIVSKASTTTQKQVSTQCDCKENVVCKSNFVEGFFSGLGTSVVVAVITVTLFQIRRRYVAKKLKSQQDSKKTIEMPTYYNEDIRHTYETQEAATGTSNYEKLGNTRNTDNVYNDLETTTVH, encoded by the exons ATGGCACTTGACGCAAGACAACTGGTATTACTCCTGGCACTTTTCACAGATGTTGTAATGACTG AATGTTCTGCTGGCTGCAATTCCTGTTCCGGTTCAACATGCTTAAAATGTGAATCGTCATATTATTTATCCAATGGTTTCTGTTCTCCATGTCCAAAAGACTGCACTAGTTGTAACGGATACGATTACTGTACTTCGTGCAAACCAGGTAAATGGGGTTCAGACAACCAGTGCCAGTTTACCTGTAGTAATAATTGTTATAATAAAGAATGCCATAATGACACTGGCTATTGCGTTCAATGTAAACCTGGGCTGTACGGCCCTCAGTGTGAACATTACTGTAGTATCTGTACGGATGATCTTTGTGATTTACGTAGATGCACGCACGGATGTAAACAAGGATATTTCGAGTACAAAACTGAGACTGAATCAATATGTCAAATATGTCCGACAGATTGTAGAAATTGTAATAACGTAAGGACATGTCAAGTTTGCAATGACGGTTTTCATTTGTATCAGTTTCattcaaatgaaaatatgtttgttcATTGTGTAAGTTGTTCATTAGGATCTAACTGTTTAAATTATTGTGCTATTCAAAATTGCAATAAGTGCGAAGTACATGATGGCGCTTTAGTGTGCGCAGATTGCCCTGAAGGATACAGATTTAATGGCAAAACATGCATACTAAATACAACAAGTTGTTCTCAAGAATGTTCCTCTTATTGTAATGACGATGGAATATGCTTAGGAAGTTGCAATGCTGGATGGACTGGTGAAAGATGTTCTGGAAAGTGTTCAGATAAATGTTTAACATGCGACAAAAGTAATAGTGGCATTTGTCAACAGTGCAAAGGTGACTTTCACACTGTAAATTGTAATACGGCTTGCAATCCGTCATGTATAACAGAAAAAGGTAAACAGAGGTGTAGACTAGTTGatggatattgtttaaatggatGTGAACACAATTTCTGGGGTCCTGATTGTGACCAGTCTTGCTCTAACGGTTGTATTGATAACGGTTTAACTTCGATTTGCGAGCGAAACAACGGGACATGTAAACATGGATGTAAGGACGGATACAGCGGAGACAAATGCGATATAACATTTACAAGGAAAACGACGATAGTGTCTAAAG caTCAACAACAACTCAAAAACAAGTATCTACACAGTGTGATTGCAAAGAAAATGTTGTCTGCAAAAGCAATTTCGTTGAAGGTTTCTTTTCGGGATTAGGAACTTCTGTAGTCGTTGCAGTTATTACAGTGACACTATTCCAAATTAGGAGAAG GTATGTAGCAAAGAAGTTAAAATCGCAGCAAGATTCGAAGAAAACAATCGAGATGCCCACATATTATAACGAGGATATTCGTCATACATATGAAACACAAGAAGCGGCTACCGGAACTAGTAACTATGAGAAACTCGGCAATACCAGGAACACGGATAATGTTTACAATG
- the LOC123538963 gene encoding multiple epidermal growth factor-like domains protein 10 isoform X2, translating into MALDARQLVLLLALFTDVVMTECSAGCNSCSGSTCLKCESSYYLSNGFCSPCPKDCTSCNGYDYCTSCKPGKWGSDNQCQFTCSNNCYNKECHNDTGYCVQCKPGLYGPQCEHYCSICTDDLCDLRRCTHGCKQGYFEYKTETESICQICPTDCRNCNNVRTCQVCNDGFHLYQFHSNENMFVHCVSCSLGSNCLNYCAIQNCNKCEVHDGALVCADCPEGYRFNGKTCILNTTSCSQECSSYCNDDGICLGSCNAGWTGERCSGKCSDKCLTCDKSNSGICQQCKGDFHTVNCNTACNPSCITEKGKQRCRLVDGYCLNGCEHNFWGPDCDQSCSNGCIDNGLTSICERNNGTCKHGCKDGYSGDKCDITFTRKTTIVSKASTTTQKQVSTQCDCKENVVCKSNFVEGFFSGLGTSVVVAVITVTLFQIRRRYVAKKLKSQQDSKKTIEMPTYYNEDIRHTYETQEAATGTSNYEKLGNTRNTDNVYNDLETTVQ; encoded by the exons ATGGCACTTGACGCAAGACAACTGGTATTACTCCTGGCACTTTTCACAGATGTTGTAATGACTG AATGTTCTGCTGGCTGCAATTCCTGTTCCGGTTCAACATGCTTAAAATGTGAATCGTCATATTATTTATCCAATGGTTTCTGTTCTCCATGTCCAAAAGACTGCACTAGTTGTAACGGATACGATTACTGTACTTCGTGCAAACCAGGTAAATGGGGTTCAGACAACCAGTGCCAGTTTACCTGTAGTAATAATTGTTATAATAAAGAATGCCATAATGACACTGGCTATTGCGTTCAATGTAAACCTGGGCTGTACGGCCCTCAGTGTGAACATTACTGTAGTATCTGTACGGATGATCTTTGTGATTTACGTAGATGCACGCACGGATGTAAACAAGGATATTTCGAGTACAAAACTGAGACTGAATCAATATGTCAAATATGTCCGACAGATTGTAGAAATTGTAATAACGTAAGGACATGTCAAGTTTGCAATGACGGTTTTCATTTGTATCAGTTTCattcaaatgaaaatatgtttgttcATTGTGTAAGTTGTTCATTAGGATCTAACTGTTTAAATTATTGTGCTATTCAAAATTGCAATAAGTGCGAAGTACATGATGGCGCTTTAGTGTGCGCAGATTGCCCTGAAGGATACAGATTTAATGGCAAAACATGCATACTAAATACAACAAGTTGTTCTCAAGAATGTTCCTCTTATTGTAATGACGATGGAATATGCTTAGGAAGTTGCAATGCTGGATGGACTGGTGAAAGATGTTCTGGAAAGTGTTCAGATAAATGTTTAACATGCGACAAAAGTAATAGTGGCATTTGTCAACAGTGCAAAGGTGACTTTCACACTGTAAATTGTAATACGGCTTGCAATCCGTCATGTATAACAGAAAAAGGTAAACAGAGGTGTAGACTAGTTGatggatattgtttaaatggatGTGAACACAATTTCTGGGGTCCTGATTGTGACCAGTCTTGCTCTAACGGTTGTATTGATAACGGTTTAACTTCGATTTGCGAGCGAAACAACGGGACATGTAAACATGGATGTAAGGACGGATACAGCGGAGACAAATGCGATATAACATTTACAAGGAAAACGACGATAGTGTCTAAAG caTCAACAACAACTCAAAAACAAGTATCTACACAGTGTGATTGCAAAGAAAATGTTGTCTGCAAAAGCAATTTCGTTGAAGGTTTCTTTTCGGGATTAGGAACTTCTGTAGTCGTTGCAGTTATTACAGTGACACTATTCCAAATTAGGAGAAG GTATGTAGCAAAGAAGTTAAAATCGCAGCAAGATTCGAAGAAAACAATCGAGATGCCCACATATTATAACGAGGATATTCGTCATACATATGAAACACAAGAAGCGGCTACCGGAACTAGTAACTATGAGAAACTCGGCAATACCAGGAACACGGATAATGTTTACAATG